One Misgurnus anguillicaudatus chromosome 22, ASM2758022v2, whole genome shotgun sequence DNA segment encodes these proteins:
- the LOC129440624 gene encoding disabled homolog 2 isoform X2, producing the protein MSTEVETSTPPVEQAFKTPSKKEKKKASSPEKTDEFLLARFKGNGVRYKAKLIGVDDVPEARGDKMSQDSMMKLKSKAAAARSQGKHKQRVWVNISLSGITVTDEKTGATILEHAVNKISFIARDVTDSRAFGYVCGAEGQHQFFAIKTAQQAEPLVIDLKDLFQLIFNMKRREVEGSKKDESNKLMENGVNDRKGVEQLDLFGDMSTPPDLNSPSESEDILLMDLSTEIDNNQNCVKGNPFTASSVPRAQSNLTPENPFSSQPNFFPTPIHDPFSDDPFSKTTDQSNREDPAIANHTPNNFFNGGPKNGDSDYLGQQFDQISNRTVIQALSNGHWPLDGRVVDATAWTHNTNPVHEQNGNGKVTPNPFLGGSEKMLPAPNGVKHENGSMGEAPVQQAKDSVVISPPPLNMKAGRGRRSVKSPSNEKVGTDLFASRNQSESPSPQPENGLVNPVNLFNKSPVSNDTITALEGLSLQPALSNPVASPWNQPLTSMFPCTNNVSQSFPQTPIFSNSSAPPWGTAPGVFGTSTPTQQLPSWNTTSVTNGSNGSWTQHTTLGNPFQTGILTSTGSLLPDGQQSSSPPPQVPPRGVVTKEAPKVDSNAFVDLDPLGEKEKRDIKDMFKNFQMAKPPNVPARKEQLKVGGQNPFDSSFGKDLFGTTVLTTSAPPITAVGLDSFQAPFGNPFA; encoded by the exons ATGTCTACGGAAGTGGAAACCAGCACACCACCGGTTGAGCAGGCATTCAAGACCCCttctaaaaaagaaaagaaaaagg CATCAAGCCCAGAGAAAACCGATGAGTTCCTTCTAGCCAGATTCAAAGGTAACGGAGTCCGATACAAAGCCAAGCTGATTGGTGTAGATGATGTACCTGAAGCAAGAGGAGACAAAATGAGCCAAGACTCTATGATGAAACTGAAG AGCAAGGCAGCGGCTGCTCGCTCTCAGGGCAAACACAAGCAGAGAGTCTGGGTGAACATCTCTCTATCAGGAATCACTGTTACTGATGAGAAAACAGGG GCAACAATACTGGAGCATGCAGTGAATAAGATCTCCTTCATTGCTCGAGATGTTACAGACAGCAGAGCATTTGGCTATGTGTGCGGTGCGGAGGGCCAGCACCAGTTCTTTGCCATTAAAACTGCACAGCAG GCGGAGCCTCTTGTTATTGACCTGAAGGATCTTTTTCAGTTAATCTTTAATATGAAGCGAAGAGAAGTTGAGGGTTCAAAAAAG GATGAATCAAATAAACTGATGGAG AATGGTGTCAATGACAGAAAA GGTGTCGAACAGCTGGACCTGTTTGGAGACATGTCAACCCCACCAGATTTGAACTCTCCTTCG GAGTCTGAGGACATCCTCTTGATGGATCTGTCCACTGAGATAGACAACAATCAAAACTGTGTTAAAGGAAACCCCTTTACTGCTTCTTCTGTCCCCAGAGCCCAATCCAACCTCACGCCTGAGAACCCCTTTTCCTCTCAACCCAACTTCTTCCCCACCCCTATCCATGACCCGTTCAGCGATGACCCATTTTCCAAAACAACTGATCAATCAAACAGGGAAGACCCTGCCATAGCCAACCACACTCCTAATAACTTTTTCAATGGTGGCCCTAAGAATGGTGACTCTGACTACTTGGGCCAGCAGTTTGACCAGATCTCCAACAGGACAGTCATTCAGGCGCTCAGTAATGGTCACTGGCCTTTAGATGGCAGAGTTGTGGATGCGACTGCCTGGACGCACAATACTAACCCAGTTCATGAGCAGAATGGGAATGGTAAGGTGACGCCTAATCCATTTCTGGGAGGTTCTGAGAAGATGCTGCCAGCGCCGAATGGGGTGAAGCATGAGAATGGAAGCATGGGTGAAGCACCTGTCCAACAAGCCAAGGATTCTGTTGTTATAAGCCCTCCTCCACTCAATATGAAAGCTGGGAGGGGAAGAAGGAGTGTGAAG TCCCCCTCAAatgaaaaagttgggacagatctgtttgCTTCACGGAACCAATCAGAATCCCCGTCACCTCAACCTGAGAACGGCCTTGTCAACCCTGTCAATCTGTTCAACAAGAGCCCCGTCTCCAATGACACAATCACAGCTCTTG AAGGGTTGTCTCTACAACCTGCACTCTCCAATCCTGTGGCATCTCCATGGAATCAGCCCCTCACTTCCATGTTTCCCTGCACAAACAATGTCTCTCAGTCTTTTCCACAAACACCAATCTTCTCTAATTCTTCTGCGCCTCCCTGGGGAACCGCTCCAGGAGTTTTTGGAACCTCCACCCCTACCCAGCAGCTTCCATCATGGAATACCACCTCAGTTACCAATGGATCAAATGGATCCTGGACCCAGCATACAACCTTGGGGAACCCCTTCCAGACTGGCATACTTACATCAACTGGAAGTCTATTGCCTGATGGACAACAAAGCTCTAGTCCCCCTCCACAAGTCCCACCTCGAGGAGTAGTCACCAAAGAAGCTCCAAAGGTGGACAGTAATGCTTTTGTTGACCTGGATCCTCTAGGAGAAAAGGAGAAGAGAGACATCAAGGACATGTTTAAGAATTTCCAGATGGCTAAGCCACCTAATGTGCCAGCCAGGAAAG AGCAATTGAAGGTAGGAGGTCAGAACCCATTTGACAGTTCCTTTGGAAAAGATCTGTTTGGCACAACTGTACTCACCACT AGTGCTCCTCCCATCACGGCAGTGGGATTAGACTCTTTCCAAGCTCCGTTTGGAAACCCATTCGCGTGA
- the LOC129440624 gene encoding disabled homolog 2 isoform X1, which produces MSTEVETSTPPVEQAFKTPSKKEKKKAASSPEKTDEFLLARFKGNGVRYKAKLIGVDDVPEARGDKMSQDSMMKLKSKAAAARSQGKHKQRVWVNISLSGITVTDEKTGATILEHAVNKISFIARDVTDSRAFGYVCGAEGQHQFFAIKTAQQAEPLVIDLKDLFQLIFNMKRREVEGSKKDESNKLMENGVNDRKGVEQLDLFGDMSTPPDLNSPSESEDILLMDLSTEIDNNQNCVKGNPFTASSVPRAQSNLTPENPFSSQPNFFPTPIHDPFSDDPFSKTTDQSNREDPAIANHTPNNFFNGGPKNGDSDYLGQQFDQISNRTVIQALSNGHWPLDGRVVDATAWTHNTNPVHEQNGNGKVTPNPFLGGSEKMLPAPNGVKHENGSMGEAPVQQAKDSVVISPPPLNMKAGRGRRSVKSPSNEKVGTDLFASRNQSESPSPQPENGLVNPVNLFNKSPVSNDTITALEGLSLQPALSNPVASPWNQPLTSMFPCTNNVSQSFPQTPIFSNSSAPPWGTAPGVFGTSTPTQQLPSWNTTSVTNGSNGSWTQHTTLGNPFQTGILTSTGSLLPDGQQSSSPPPQVPPRGVVTKEAPKVDSNAFVDLDPLGEKEKRDIKDMFKNFQMAKPPNVPARKEQLKVGGQNPFDSSFGKDLFGTTVLTTSAPPITAVGLDSFQAPFGNPFA; this is translated from the exons ATGTCTACGGAAGTGGAAACCAGCACACCACCGGTTGAGCAGGCATTCAAGACCCCttctaaaaaagaaaagaaaaagg CAGCATCAAGCCCAGAGAAAACCGATGAGTTCCTTCTAGCCAGATTCAAAGGTAACGGAGTCCGATACAAAGCCAAGCTGATTGGTGTAGATGATGTACCTGAAGCAAGAGGAGACAAAATGAGCCAAGACTCTATGATGAAACTGAAG AGCAAGGCAGCGGCTGCTCGCTCTCAGGGCAAACACAAGCAGAGAGTCTGGGTGAACATCTCTCTATCAGGAATCACTGTTACTGATGAGAAAACAGGG GCAACAATACTGGAGCATGCAGTGAATAAGATCTCCTTCATTGCTCGAGATGTTACAGACAGCAGAGCATTTGGCTATGTGTGCGGTGCGGAGGGCCAGCACCAGTTCTTTGCCATTAAAACTGCACAGCAG GCGGAGCCTCTTGTTATTGACCTGAAGGATCTTTTTCAGTTAATCTTTAATATGAAGCGAAGAGAAGTTGAGGGTTCAAAAAAG GATGAATCAAATAAACTGATGGAG AATGGTGTCAATGACAGAAAA GGTGTCGAACAGCTGGACCTGTTTGGAGACATGTCAACCCCACCAGATTTGAACTCTCCTTCG GAGTCTGAGGACATCCTCTTGATGGATCTGTCCACTGAGATAGACAACAATCAAAACTGTGTTAAAGGAAACCCCTTTACTGCTTCTTCTGTCCCCAGAGCCCAATCCAACCTCACGCCTGAGAACCCCTTTTCCTCTCAACCCAACTTCTTCCCCACCCCTATCCATGACCCGTTCAGCGATGACCCATTTTCCAAAACAACTGATCAATCAAACAGGGAAGACCCTGCCATAGCCAACCACACTCCTAATAACTTTTTCAATGGTGGCCCTAAGAATGGTGACTCTGACTACTTGGGCCAGCAGTTTGACCAGATCTCCAACAGGACAGTCATTCAGGCGCTCAGTAATGGTCACTGGCCTTTAGATGGCAGAGTTGTGGATGCGACTGCCTGGACGCACAATACTAACCCAGTTCATGAGCAGAATGGGAATGGTAAGGTGACGCCTAATCCATTTCTGGGAGGTTCTGAGAAGATGCTGCCAGCGCCGAATGGGGTGAAGCATGAGAATGGAAGCATGGGTGAAGCACCTGTCCAACAAGCCAAGGATTCTGTTGTTATAAGCCCTCCTCCACTCAATATGAAAGCTGGGAGGGGAAGAAGGAGTGTGAAG TCCCCCTCAAatgaaaaagttgggacagatctgtttgCTTCACGGAACCAATCAGAATCCCCGTCACCTCAACCTGAGAACGGCCTTGTCAACCCTGTCAATCTGTTCAACAAGAGCCCCGTCTCCAATGACACAATCACAGCTCTTG AAGGGTTGTCTCTACAACCTGCACTCTCCAATCCTGTGGCATCTCCATGGAATCAGCCCCTCACTTCCATGTTTCCCTGCACAAACAATGTCTCTCAGTCTTTTCCACAAACACCAATCTTCTCTAATTCTTCTGCGCCTCCCTGGGGAACCGCTCCAGGAGTTTTTGGAACCTCCACCCCTACCCAGCAGCTTCCATCATGGAATACCACCTCAGTTACCAATGGATCAAATGGATCCTGGACCCAGCATACAACCTTGGGGAACCCCTTCCAGACTGGCATACTTACATCAACTGGAAGTCTATTGCCTGATGGACAACAAAGCTCTAGTCCCCCTCCACAAGTCCCACCTCGAGGAGTAGTCACCAAAGAAGCTCCAAAGGTGGACAGTAATGCTTTTGTTGACCTGGATCCTCTAGGAGAAAAGGAGAAGAGAGACATCAAGGACATGTTTAAGAATTTCCAGATGGCTAAGCCACCTAATGTGCCAGCCAGGAAAG AGCAATTGAAGGTAGGAGGTCAGAACCCATTTGACAGTTCCTTTGGAAAAGATCTGTTTGGCACAACTGTACTCACCACT AGTGCTCCTCCCATCACGGCAGTGGGATTAGACTCTTTCCAAGCTCCGTTTGGAAACCCATTCGCGTGA